One Castanea sativa cultivar Marrone di Chiusa Pesio chromosome 4, ASM4071231v1 DNA window includes the following coding sequences:
- the LOC142631659 gene encoding NAC domain-containing protein 2-like — translation MSSELELPPGFRFHPTDEELVNHYLCRKCASLPLAVPIIREIDLYKYDPWQLPEMALYGEKEWYFFSPRDRKYPNGSRPNRAAGTGYWKATGADKPIGKPKPLGIKKALVFYAGKAPRGIKTNWIMHEYRLANVDRSAGKKNNLRLDDWVLCRIYNKKGTLEKYQPLDPKMEKFAEMEEEQKPKIMVSGQNTTVTQAMISHDHLHMDTSDSVPVLHTDTSCSEQVVSPEVTWEKEVQSEPKWNDNDIDNVFDYFQYNYMDGFTEDPFGPQLQYPTDQLSPLQDMFMYLQKPL, via the exons ATGTCGAGTGAGTTAGAGTTACCACCTGGGTTCAGATTTCACCCAACAGATGAGGAGTTGGTGAATCATTATTTGTGTAGGAAATGTGCTTCTCTGCCTCTTGCTGTTCCTATTATTAGGGAGATTGATCTTTACAAGTATGATCCATGGCAGCTTCCAG aaatggCTCTTTATGGCGAAAAGGAGTGGTACTTCTTTTCCCCAAGGGATAGAAAATATCCAAACGGTTCAAGGCCAAACCGGGCGGCTGGAACCGGATATTGGAAGGCAACCGGAGCTGACAAGCCCATTGGAAAGCCCAAACCATTGGGTATTAAGAAAGCACTTGTTTTCTATGCTGGCAAAGCCCCTAGAGGAATCAAAACCAATTGGATCATGCATGAATATCGTCTTGCAAATGTGGATCGATCTGCTGGCAAAAAGAATAACTTGAGG CTTGATGACTGGGTCTTATGTCGAATCTACAACAAGAAAGGCACACTAGAGAAATATCAACCATTGGACCCAAAAATGGAAAAGTTCGCAGAAATGGAGGAGgagcaaaaaccaaaaatcatggTGTCTGGGCAGAACACAACAGTGACACAAGCAATGATCAGCCATGACCATTTACACATGGACACTTCGGATTCGGTGCCGGTGTTGCACACGGATACGAGTTGCTCGGAGCAAGTGGTGTCCCCGGAAGTTACATGGGAGAAGGAGGTCCAAAGTGAGCCAAAATGGAACGACAATGACATAGACAATGTGTTTGATTATTTTCAGTACAATTACATGGATGGCTTCACTGAGGACCCTTTTGGCCCACAACTTCAGTACCCAACGGACCAGCTCTCACCTTTGCAGGACATGTTCATGTATCTACAAAAGCCACTTTAA